Genomic window (Flavobacterium oreochromis):
CATATTATTCTGCAGATTCAGAAGATCCTTCAGTTGCAGGAGTTTCAGCAGCAGATTCAGCTTTTTTAGCTTTACCACCACCACGACGGCTTTTAGCTTTTTTAACTTCTTTCTTACCACCGTTGTAGATTTCGTTAAAATCTACTAACTCAATCATTGCCATATCAGCGTTATCTCCTAAACGGTTACCTAACTTAATGATACGAGTGTATCCTCCTGGACGGTCACCAACTTTCGCAGCTACATCTCTGAATAATTCAGTAACAGCATACTTGTTTCTTAAATAAGAGAAAACAATACGACGATTATGAGTTGTATCTTCTTTAGATTTTGTTACTAATGGCTCAACAAATTGTTTAAGCGCTTTAGCTTTAGCAACAGTTGTATTAATACGTTTATGTTCAATTAATGAACAAGCCATATTAGCTAACATAGCTTTTCTATGCCCAGCCTGTCTGCTTAAATGGTTTACTTTTTTTCCGTGTCTCATGACGTTGCTTTTTAAACTTCATCTTGCATCAATCCACCTTGGAGAGCAAAATATGAAGAAATTATTCTTTATCTAACTTATATTTTGATAAATCCATCCCGAATGTTAAATTCTTATTGGCAACTAACTCATCAAGCTCAGTTAATGACTTTTTACCAAAATTACGGAATTTCATTAAATCATGTTTGTTGAACGATACTAAGTCACCTAATGTATCAACTTCAGCAGCCTTTAAGCAGTTTAATGCTCTTACAGATAAGTCCATATCAACTAACTTAGTTTTCAACAACTGTCTCATATGCAATGATTCTTCATCATATGATTCTGTTTGAGCAATTTCATCAGCCTCAAGAGTAATTCTCTCATCAGAGAATAACATAAAATGGTGAATTAATACCTTAGCAGCTTCAGTTAGAGCATCTTTAGGATGGATAGAACCATCTGTTTTGATTTCAAAAACTAATTTTTCATAATCCGTTTTTTGCTCAACACGGAAGTTTTCGATAGCGTACTTCACATTCTTTACAGGCGTAAAGATAGAATCAGTAAATATAGTACCGATTGCAGCATTTTGTTTTTTGTTTTCCTCTGCTGGAACATAACCACGACCTTTTTCAATGGTCATCTCCATGTTCAAATTTACATTGCTGTCTAAATTACAAATTACTAATTCAGGATTTAACACTTGGAAACCTGAAATAAATTTTTGAAAATCACCAGCAGTAATTTGATCTTTACCTGATAAAGAAATAGAAACTGATTCGTTATCGATATCTTCAATTTGACGTTTAAAACGTGCTTGTTTTAAGTTAAGGATAATTTCAGTTACGTCTTCTACAACACCAGGTATAGTAGAGAACTCATGATCCACTCCTTCGATACGAATAGAAGTGATAGCATAACCCTCAAGAGCAGAAAGTAAAACTCTTCTTAAAGCGTTACCAACAGTCAATCCGTAACCTGGTTCAAGAGGTCTGAATTCGAATTTTCCTTCGAAATCAGTAGAATCGATCATGATAACTTTATCGGGCTTCTGAAAATTAAATATTGCCATAAATTTCGACTGATGTCAATTATTATTATTTGTTGTACAATTCGACAATTAGTTGTTCTTTGATGTTCTCAGGGATTTGCAATCTTTGAGGAACTGATACAAAAGTACCTTCTTTAGTATCATTATTCCACACGATCCACTCATATACTTGAGAAGCAGCAGCTAAAGAACGTTCGATTGATTCTAATGATTTAGATTTTTCACGAACAGCAACTTTGTCACCTGGTTTTAAATGGTAAGAAGGAACGTTAACCACTTCACCATTTACTGTAATATGTCTGTGAGTTACAATTTGTCTAGCAGCTCTTCTTGAAGGTGCCACACCCATTCTGTAAACTACGTTATCTAAACGAGCTTCACATAATTGTAAAAGGATTTCACCTGTTACACCAGAAGCAGCAGAAGCCTTTTCGAATAAATTTCTGAATTGCTTCTCTAAAATACCATAAGTATATTTAGCTTTTTGCTTTTCCATTAATTGGATAGCATATTCAGATTTTTTACCTCTTTTTTAGCTAAACCGTGTTGCCCTGGAGGGTAGTTTCTTTTTTCGAAGGCTCTGTCATCTCCGAAGATTGCTTCGCCAAATTTACGAGCAATTTTAGTTTTTGGACCAGTATATCTTGCCATTTTAAAAATTTTTAAGGTTGAGATTATGAATTCAGGTCTAATTTATCCTCCGATAATCTATTACCAACCTAGTTATACTTAATTAAATCAAATTATAAAGATTCTGAAAATTCAGAAATCCTTAAACTCTACGTCTTTTTGGAGGACGACATCCGTTGTGTGGTAATGGAGTAACGTCAATAATTTCAGTTACTTCTATACCTGAGTTATGGATTGAGCGGATAGCTGACTCTCTTCCGTTTCCAGGTCCTTTAACGAACACTTTTACTTTTTTAAGACCAGCTTCTAAAGCAACTTTTGCACAATCTTCTGCCGCCATTTGAGCTGCATACGGAGTATTCTTTTTAGAACCTCTGAAACCCATTTTACCAGCAGATGACCAAGCTACAACTTCACCTTTCTTGTTAGTTAAAGAAATGATGATGTTGTTAAAAGTTGAACTTACGTGCGCCTCACCAGTAGACTCAACAACAACTTTACGTTTTTTTGTATTTGCTTTCGCCATATTACTACTTATTATTTAGTTGCTTTCTTCTTGTTAGCAACAGTTTTTCTTTACCTTTTCTTGTTCTAGAATTATTCTTAGTTCTTTGACCTCTTAAAGGAAGACCTGATCTGTGACGAATACCTCTGTAGCATCCGATATCCATTAAACGTTTAATGTTTAATGAAGTTTCAGAACGTAATTCTCCTTCAATTTTGTAATAAGAAACTGCTTCACGGATAGCTCCGATCTCGTCATCATTCCATTCTTGAACTTTTTTATCTTGGCTTACTTGAGCTTTTTCTAAAATTTCGATAGCTCTGCTTTTTCCTATTCCGAAGATATATGTCAAAGCGATGACACCTCTTTTGTTTTTAGGTATATCTACCCCTGCTATTCTTGCCATAATTATCCTTGTCTTTGTTTAAATCTAGGATTCTTTTTGTTAATAACGTATAATCTTCCTTTTCTACGAACGATAATGCATTCCGCACTTCTCTTCTTAATTGATGCTCTTACTTTCATTTTAGTATCTATAAGTAATTCTTGCTTTAGACAAATCGTAAGGGCTCATTTCTAGCTTCACCTTGTCACCAGGTAACAATTTGATGTAGTGCATACGCATTTTTCCAGAAATGTGAGCAATTACAACATGCCCGTTTTCTAACTCTACTCGGAACATAGCATTTGATAATGCTTCAATAATAGTTCCGTCTTGTTCAATTGCTGATTGTTTTGCCATATTAAGCTACTGCTTTTCTGTTTTTACCCGTTTTCATCAAACCATCATAATGTTGATTCAACAAGTATGAATTGATTTGTTGAATAGTATCGATTGCAACTCCAACCAAAATCAAGAGTGATGTACCTCCAAAGAACAAAGCCCATTGTTGCTGTACTCCTAATACATTCATAACAATAGCTGGGAACACAGCTAACAATGCTAGGAAAATAGCCCCTGGAAATGTAATCAAAGACATCACATGATCTAAAAAGTCAGCTGTTTCCAAACCGGGTTTAACACCTGGTATAAAACCACCACTTCTTTTCAAATCATCAGCCATTCTTGTAGTTGGCATAGTAATCGCAGTGTAAAAGTACGTAAAAATTATAATTAACGTAGCAAACACTAAGTTATACTCCCAACCGAATATGTTTTGGAATCTTGTACTGATTGATTGAGCTGTTTCCGAAGATGATAAACCAGCTACAGCAGCAGGTATAAACATAATAGCTTGCGCAAAAATGATTGGCATAACACCTGAAGCATTTAGTTTTAAAGGGATAAACTGACGATTTCCTCCCATTAAGTCCTGCTCTAAGTCTCCAGAAACAGTACGGCGTGCATACTGCACTGCTACTTTTCTAACTGCCATAGTCATTAAAACACAGGCAATAATTACTAGTAACCACACGATGATTTCTACAACAATCTTCATTAAACCTCCGTTGTTTTGAGAAACAGCAGATGAAAACTCCTGAGCAAATGCTTGTGGTAAACGAGCAACAATACCTACTAAGATTAACAACGAAATACCGTTTCCAATACCTTTATCTGTAATTTTTTCACCTAACCACATAGCAAATAAAGTACCAGTAGCTAATATCAACACAGAAGAAAATAAGAAAGCAAACGAATTAAATCCTAACAAGAAAGCATCAGCAGGTAAAGTACGGTATAAATTATAAATATAACCAGGACCTTGAATTAAGGTAATACCAATAGTTAACCATCTTGTAATTTGGTTCATTTTTTTTCTACCACTTTCACCTTCTTTTTGTAATTTTTGTAGATAAGGAATAGCAATCCCCATTAATTGTACTACAATAGAAGCAGAAATATAAGGCATGATACCCAACGCAAAAACAGATGCTTGTGAAAAAGCACCTCCCGTAAATACGTTAATTAACCAACCAATACCTTTGTCAGTTTGATTAGTTAATCCCTGCAACTTAGTTGCATCAATTCCCGGTAATGTTACGTGGGCTCCGAAACGATAAACTAACAGAAGTCCTAAAGTAAATAGGACTCTGTTTCTTAGTTCCTCAATTTTCCAAACGTTTTGTAACGATTCAATAAATTTTTTCATCGTGTCTAGAAAATTTATAATTCTATAGCTTCTCCACCAGCAGCTTCGATAGCAGCTTTAGCAGATGCTGTGAATTTGTGTGCACTAACTTTTAATTTAGCTTTAAGCTCACCTCTACCTAAAATTTTAACAACTTCAGTTTTAGTAGCTAAACGGCTTGCAACTAAAGTAGCGAAATCTACTGTATCTGTTACAACACCATTATCAACTAGAGTTTGTAAAGTATCTAAGTTTACACCTTGATATTCAACTCTGTTAATATTTTTGAATCCAAACTTAGGAACACGTCTTTGAAGAGGCATTTGACCACCTTCAAAACCAATTTTTTAGAGTATCCTGAACGAGATTTAGCTCCTTTGTGACCACGTGCGGCAGTACCACCTTTACCAGAACCTTCTCCTCTACCTACTCTTTTATTTTGGTTATGTGTTGAACCTTCAGCTGGCTGTAAATTACTTAAATTCATAACAGTTATTTGTTATTTAGCTTCTTCTGAAGAAACTAAGTGTTTAACTTTATTTACCATTCCAAGGATAGCAGGAGTTGCTTCATGCTCAACTACTTGACCCATTTTACGAAGTCCTAAAGCTTGCATTGTTCTCTTTTGATCCTGAGGACAATTAATAACGCTTCTTACTTGTTTTACTAATATCTTAGCCATAATTTCCTTGAATTAACCTTTGAATACTTTCTCTAAAGATACTCCTCTTTGCTTAGCAACAGTCGCTGCACTTCTCATTTGCAATAAAGCATCAAAAGTAGCTTTTACTACGTTGTGAGGGTTAGAAGAACCTTGAGATTTAGATAATACATCGTGAACCCCTACTGATTCTAGAACCGCACGTACAGCACCACCTGCAATAACTCCAGTACCGTGAGAAGCAGGCATTAATAATACTCTCGCTCCACCGAATTTACCTTTTTGCTCATGAGGTACAGATTGACCACTTAAAGGAATACGTACTAAGTTTTTCTTAGCATCTTCTACTGCTTTAGCAATAGCTTCAGAAACGTCTTTAGATTTTCCTA
Coding sequences:
- the rpmD gene encoding 50S ribosomal protein L30, whose translation is MAKILVKQVRSVINCPQDQKRTMQALGLRKMGQVVEHEATPAILGMVNKVKHLVSSEEAK
- the rpsK gene encoding 30S ribosomal protein S11, producing the protein MAKANTKKRKVVVESTGEAHVSSTFNNIIISLTNKKGEVVAWSSAGKMGFRGSKKNTPYAAQMAAEDCAKVALEAGLKKVKVFVKGPGNGRESAIRSIHNSGIEVTEIIDVTPLPHNGCRPPKRRRV
- a CDS encoding DNA-directed RNA polymerase subunit alpha; this encodes MAIFNFQKPDKVIMIDSTDFEGKFEFRPLEPGYGLTVGNALRRVLLSALEGYAITSIRIEGVDHEFSTIPGVVEDVTEIILNLKQARFKRQIEDIDNESVSISLSGKDQITAGDFQKFISGFQVLNPELVICNLDSNVNLNMEMTIEKGRGYVPAEENKKQNAAIGTIFTDSIFTPVKNVKYAIENFRVEQKTDYEKLVFEIKTDGSIHPKDALTEAAKVLIHHFMLFSDERITLEADEIAQTESYDEESLHMRQLLKTKLVDMDLSVRALNCLKAAEVDTLGDLVSFNKHDLMKFRNFGKKSLTELDELVANKNLTFGMDLSKYKLDKE
- the secY gene encoding preprotein translocase subunit SecY, with product MKKFIESLQNVWKIEELRNRVLFTLGLLLVYRFGAHVTLPGIDATKLQGLTNQTDKGIGWLINVFTGGAFSQASVFALGIMPYISASIVVQLMGIAIPYLQKLQKEGESGRKKMNQITRWLTIGITLIQGPGYIYNLYRTLPADAFLLGFNSFAFLFSSVLILATGTLFAMWLGEKITDKGIGNGISLLILVGIVARLPQAFAQEFSSAVSQNNGGLMKIVVEIIVWLLVIIACVLMTMAVRKVAVQYARRTVSGDLEQDLMGGNRQFIPLKLNASGVMPIIFAQAIMFIPAAVAGLSSSETAQSISTRFQNIFGWEYNLVFATLIIIFTYFYTAITMPTTRMADDLKRSGGFIPGVKPGLETADFLDHVMSLITFPGAIFLALLAVFPAIVMNVLGVQQQWALFFGGTSLLILVGVAIDTIQQINSYLLNQHYDGLMKTGKNRKAVA
- the infA gene encoding translation initiation factor IF-1; its protein translation is MAKQSAIEQDGTIIEALSNAMFRVELENGHVVIAHISGKMRMHYIKLLPGDKVKLEMSPYDLSKARITYRY
- the rpsE gene encoding 30S ribosomal protein S5, whose product is MYHNYKNVELVKPGGLELKDRLVSVNRVTKVTKGGRAFGFSAIVVVGDENGVVGHGLGKSKDVSEAIAKAVEDAKKNLVRIPLSGQSVPHEQKGKFGGARVLLMPASHGTGVIAGGAVRAVLESVGVHDVLSKSQGSSNPHNVVKATFDALLQMRSAATVAKQRGVSLEKVFKG
- the rplQ gene encoding 50S ribosomal protein L17, whose amino-acid sequence is MRHGKKVNHLSRQAGHRKAMLANMACSLIEHKRINTTVAKAKALKQFVEPLVTKSKEDTTHNRRIVFSYLRNKYAVTELFRDVAAKVGDRPGGYTRIIKLGNRLGDNADMAMIELVDFNEIYNGGKKEVKKAKSRRGGGKAKKAESAAETPATEGSSESAE
- the ykgO gene encoding type B 50S ribosomal protein L36, with protein sequence MKVRASIKKRSAECIIVRRKGRLYVINKKNPRFKQRQG